The DNA segment AAATCGAGAAATCTGGCAATTATGAAACCTGGGTGTGTGGAATGCCAACTTGCAAAAGTGGTGAGCTAGACAAGCTAATTCGTGAACACAGTCTTCCGTTCAATCAGTTCCTACCCGGAGCCGAGCAAAGTGCTGCAAATAGTCAAGCTACATCccccatacacccacacaatcgAAGACACCCTACAGTCAATCAGTTCCTACCCGGAGCCGAGCAGAGTGCTACAAATAGCCAAGCCACATCccccatacacccacacaatcaAAGACACCCTACAGGCAATCAGTTCTTACACAGAGCCGAGCAAAGTGCTGCAAATAGCCAAGCCACATCCtccatacacccacacaatcaAAGACACCCTACAGGCAATCAGTTCTTACACAGAGCCGAGCAAAGTGCTGCAAATAGTCAAGCCACATCccccatacacccacacaatcaAAGACACCCTACAGGCAATCAGTTCTTACACAGAGCCGAGCAGAGTGCTGCAAATAGTCAAGCCACATCacccatacacccacacaatcgAAGACTCCCTACAAGTAATCAGTTCTTACACAGAGCCGAGCAGAGTGCTGCAAATAGTCAAGCCACATCacccatacacccacacaatcgAAGACACCCTACAGGGACAAGGAAAACAGTAACACCACGAACAAGTGAAGCGATTAGAGATTCAACTATAGCTGCATCAGCTGCATCAGCAGCAACAAATGAAGGCACTAGGAAACAATGTCCCACCCCTGACTGTGAATTCTATGGAGAAAAAGAAACATACTTTTACTGTTCGAAATGCTTTGAAGTCAAAAATACACCAAAGTGTGATCACTGCGAGAATTTCGGGAATCCTGAATGCAATGGGCTGTGTAATGGTTGTTTTATGGGGAAAAAAGAGTTTGAATCATTACTTAAAACATCTATGGCTATCCAACCACATGACAGTGCTATACCAAACCCACTGTCAACTGAAGCTCCTCCACCAGACACTAAGAAGTGCTCTGAATGCAATACTTACTTTGCTAACGAGGATTATCATGGTCTCTGCCATGGCTGCCTAATGTTCaaaactgaaactgaaactgaaataGATACGAGTACTCACACTGTTGTACCAAACCAGCCTATACAAAGTTCTCCTGTGTATTCTAAACAGAATCAAGGTCACTGGTCAAGAACACCCTATGCACCTTTACATGAAAAATGCCAAAATCCGGGCTGTAAGAATATTAAAACTGAAACTGGATATTGTGACATTTGCAACTATTCCAGTCCACTACCACCCACAAAAAGTACTAGTACCAGCTACAGTACTGAAACAGAAACCATACTACAAAGCAGGTGCTTTTTATGCACTGGGGAAAAGGTAACGGACAGGAATGAAGTGTGCACCTATCACATCTATCACACACAGAAGTTGTTAGAGCAAATGAGCATTCATGATCCACCATTCCAAGCCAATACAACAACTGTAGCACCACAAGCACACGCATACTCATCAGAAGTAGGAAGGGAAAATTCACAAACACAGCAAAGCCACCAATCAAAATGTGATAGAGGATACACAAACTATAGAGGTATACCACAGCCTCCCTCAAACCACTAGTGTAGTTATGGAACATTTGCACAACACTGGTCAAAACAAACTACAAACTTAACATTATGTTCGCATACCATACACACGGTCCATACATACGACACAATTACAACACAAGAAGCTACAATACATTGTGAAGTGATCAGTAGAGACACCTGTCACCCAGGGTGTTTGTTTAAAGGCTACCAAGAAAACATTTTCAATCACTCAGGAGTGAAAGCACCTGACTACttaacattattttgtgtgaATCACTTTTACCAAGagttttgtgtgtaaatttTAAATGGGCTGAAGAATACTCATTATTATggctcggtgcgcatgcgcaagcgaggtaatACGGTAGTGTGCCTGTGTGTCACTGCTACAGCATCAATGAATTAAGTGCAAATTagaggcttctagccatgttttctaatttgtggatttgcaaaataatgcttcattctctgCATCGATCATTTTCATGGTCGATTATTACCCACCCACTCTCAAGTTTCCCCGTGATTCTGGACACGCagtaaattaattaatgcaaaatgttcatcatgataataattagtagctttatgttatgtagcttttgcacctccactgaggcggtgctttcattatgaaaGTAATTGTCACACATTGACATTGGAGTACTAATAGTATACATTAGTGTAAACAGACAAAGGGTATTCCCACAAGGACACAAAACTAGCCTAAGACAAaggtattattatgtgtattcAGTGTCACAAAAATTAGGTATTAAGCATGACATGTAAAaagcaaacaaaaataatagtctaaagtattataattaagtGTTCTCTTTACATATCAACAGCTGTAATTTAAACACCAGGATGAGCGACCATATTCAAACGACAGCCGGTAACATGGCAACCTGTATTATCACCATGGAACTGCGAGTAGACCAACTGTAGATACTCCAAGCTTTCGGGGTCCAGCTTGTCCAACCATTCCTGACTCTTTTCCCCAATGAAAATATCGAGATCTTCATGTTTAGAAAAAATGTCTGGAATCTCACCCGATTTTCTGACTCTAAGTTGCTGCATGCGTTTACTTTCTTCGACCTTAATGGACACTTCATCGAAAATGTTTAAAGCCTTGAGTGCATCAATAACAAAGGTCTGGCAGTTGCGGACGAGAACATCATAGTAATATGTCCTGTTGTATTGTGAAATCACTTCGGCTAGTCTTTGAAACACTTTACGCTTCTCGCCGGTTCGATAGAACAAGTGCTCCATCTCATCTTCAATTGGTAGCAACCGTGGCTCCAATTCAAGTGCAGCAACAGCTTCAGCATTGTGAGGACTAAGAACAGTGATGTCATGTTCATCAGAGTTAAGAGATGATTCATTTTGTTCGGACTCCCTATACGGAACCACCAAGTGCTCTATGCCCCATTCCAGCACGACGTCACCAACAGTCAGGGAAACATGCTTTGCACCGTAGGTAAAAAACTCCTTATGTTTGAAAATGTCGGTAACAGTTTCAAGCAGACGTTGAGTTGTTTGATTTGACTTTAGATCACGAATGGTTATCTTCAGAGGGATGAGAGCAACGTCAATAGATCTGCGCTTTTGCCGAGATTTCGCTTTTACTACTTCGGTAGGATTCACAAACTCACCATCCGGGTTTTCATCCAGCTCTGCCAACTCTTCGAGAAGTGTTTCTTCCACAAGATGGCTGAAACTTGTATTGACTATTTTATCAACATTCGTTAAACTCTTGACTTTGTCCTTCAACTCTGGTCCCCCTAGGTGTCGGTACCGTTCAAGATTTCTCAATTTTTGCTCAACATCAAGTTCTAGTTTTACAGAAGCTTTCTTAGCACTAGATTGGGATAAACCACTTAGTTTGCTAACTGCACTGGAAGACTTGACAAAGCTAAAAGAACTCATGTCTATAGAGAGCTATACCTTGCAAACACACGCTCGTTAAAAGGTTACTTCTACTAAATGCTGACACATGACCATGAATACTCAATCCTACCAACCACACGTGACTGAACTGTCACATACCAACGAATGTAATTATACGAGGATGCACAAACAAAGGACAAAATAAGTGATAAGTTTTAAAAATCACAAAGAATAAAAATGATGGTCTTATGACAAACTCAATCGTTTCTGAGACAGCTAGTTCAGACAGTACAACCAAGCGACAGTTTGATACAGGGTGTACAGTATTTTCACCATGATGTGATCAATGCGGATACTATTTAAGGATATCTGAATGCAAATGTGATGGCTGTTTTATGGGGGGGGAGCCTAAATCGCAGCAAGCAGTAACTCTTACAAATTTACTGCACAAGTAATTGTCGCACGTGATCatcaattagtgaccttttgaccctgtgCAATTCCTACTTTGCTAACAAGGATTATCATCAAAACTGAAATTGAAACTGAAACCAAAATAGCTACTAGTACCCACACTGTTGTACCAAACCAGCCTACACGTAGTTCCTCCATGTATTCAAAACAGAATTAAGGTCACCCGTTAAGAACACCCTATACACCTTTACAtgaaaaaattaatgccaaAATCTGGGCTGTACGAATCTTAAAACTGAATATTGTGACATTTGCAACTATTTCAGTCCACCACACCTGACACAAAGTACTAGTACCAGCTACAGTATTGAAACAGAAACCATACTACAAAGCAGGTGCTTTTTATGCACTGGGTAACGGACAGGAATGAAATGTGTACATATCACACGCATAAATTGCTAACACAGATAGAGCAAATGAGCATTCATGACCAATCATCCCAAGCACACTCAAGCTACACACACTCATCAAAAGTAGGGAGAGGAAATTCACAAACAAAGCCAAAGCCACCATGGAGACACCTGGGTACCACAATCAGAATCTGATAGAGGATACACAAACTATAGAGGTGTACCACAGCCTCCCTCAAACCACTTAGTGTAGTTAGGGAACATCTGCACAACACTGGCCAAAACAAATGAAACACTAAGTTCACATACTATACACTAGATCTAATACTTACGACACATACAGTAGCCCAGTAACACAGTAAGTAAAATGAAGTTATCAGTATAGTAGACACCTCTGTGTGTCACTCCAGGGTGTTCGCTAAaaacaaacaataatattatacttattATTCACACATTACAAGAAAAAATACCTTACATGTAGGAATAACTGactatgcatataattataccattgcTGACTAATCGTTATGAATATTTGTTATGAAAGTAGTTATCACAATGACATTGGAGtaatactaataattatagcacctgGGGGACAAACTAGGGACGGAACACAGGTATTTAGTCAAATATCACCACAAAGTTCAGGCATTGAGACcagaaatcataattatagccagtcAACAACAACAAGATGTTAATAAACCCACTCAGTGTCCCTCTAAAAAATTAAAAAgtacatatactgtacaattatGATATTTTGTTCCcaacataaattatgtattCACCTGAATTGTCACCACCATGGAACTGGGAATAGACCAGTTTTAGATACTCCAAGCTTTCAGGATCCAGCTTGTCCAACCATTTTTGACTCCTTTCCCAAATGAAAATATCGAGATCTTCATGTGTAGCAAAACTGTCAGGAATATCACCAGATTTTCTGAGTCCAAGATGTTGCATATATACGACGTTCAGTTTCTTCGACCTTAACAGGCACCTTATCGGAAATGCCTACAGCCTTGAGTGCATCGATCACAAAGGTCTGGCAATTGCGGGAGCGAATATCATAGTGATACGTCCGGTTCCGTATTGGGAGTCTCAACAAAATGAAAACTCTTAATTTCGTTTgcagcctccacacaacaagttaatCAGTTCAGATGTTTACCTTGCATGTTGGCAATATAGAGCTACGTAGCTAGCTAAACACGGCTATACTTACAAAGGTATTCCCAATAAGCTTATCGGGCACAAAGCAAATTGTGTGCACTCAGTCAAGTATCATCACACATTGATCGTAATATACACAGAACATTAATTTAAACATCATcatgcaaacataattatagacaacaACAGATGTTAATAAATCCACTTGGTGTTCTTCTAAACTTAAAAAGTACATAGTAGATCTGTTCGTATTCAAAGAACACTATAAAACCTCGGGAGTGATCATATACAAATGACAGTCAGTAAAATGACAACCACTATTATTATCACCATGGAACTGCGAGTAGACCAACTGTAGATACTCCAAGCTTTCAGGATCCAGCTCATCCAACCATGTTTGACTCTTTTCCCAGATGAAAATATCGAGCTCTTCATGTGTAGCAAAACTGTCTGGAATCTCACCTGATTTTTTGAGTCCAAGATATTGCATACGTTCAGTTTCTTTGACCTTAATGGGTACCTTATCGGAAATGCCTACAGCCTTGAGTGCATCAATAACAAATGCCTGGCAGTTGCGTTTGAGAACGTCGTAGTGATACTTTGTGTTGTATTGTGAGATAACTTTGGCCAGTCTTTGAAACACTTCACGCTTATCGCTGGTACGATAGAACAAGTGCTCCACCTCTTTTTCAATTGGCAGTAAATGTGAATCCACATCAAGTGTTGTTGCTTCAGCATTGTGAGGACTAAGAGCAGTGATGTCACGTGCATCGGACTTGACTGATCTTTCTTTTTGTTGAGACGCCCAATATGGAACCACCAAGCTCTCTTTGCCCCATTCTAGCACTATGTCACCAACAGTCAGAGAAACATGCTTCGCACCGTAGTCGAGCTTGAAAATGTCCGCAAAGGATTCAAGCACACGTTGAGCTTTTTGATTCGATTTTATATCACGAAATATTATCTTCAGAGGAATGCAAGAAGTGGTGATTAATCGTTTTTCTTGCAGTGTCTTTGCCTCTCTTAATTCAATAGAATTCACCAATTCACCATCCTGATCATTTAGCGTTTCCACCTGCTGGATCAGCTCCTCTTCCACAAGATGGCTGAAATGTTCAAAGATTTTGTCCACATACGTTAATTTCTCAGCTTCCTCTCGTAATTCTTGTCCCCCTAGGTCTCGGTACAGTTTATGCTTTCTCAACTTTTTCTCAACTTGAGCTAAACACATCTCTGAAGCTTGCTTCTTAGCAGCACTAGCTTTGGAAGAGCCACTAACTGCACTGGCAgacttggcaaatgctttgcTAAAGGAGCTCATAATCATATGCAAATCTAGTATAGTATAAGGAGCAACAGGCTCAGTTCTAGacaataaataattacaaaCTTACAAAAATTCTGATACATGCATGAGCATTAATATGAATACTTAGGGTATCCACCAACCACGGCCAcattgaatataattataggacacACACAAGCTATAAGGTCAAATaactgatatatatatataacacgTTTTTAGTATaagcatacaaaaataacaagCTATATACTGGTCTTATGATGATAACACTGATTGTTGCTGTAACAATTCGGACAGTACAAACAAGCGACAGTTTGGTACAGGGCATACAGTCTTTTCACCATGGAACTGCTTGTACACAAGTTGCAGATACTCTAAGCTGTCAGTTTGAAGGTGGGCAAGCCAGCTTTTGCTTTTACTATTTATGAAAACATCCACGTCCTCGTGACGAGCGAAACTGTCGGGAATATTGTCAGATTTCTTCTCTTTCAACTGCAGCATACGGTCACTTATTGGAGGTGAAGAGCAAGTCTTTGCCGAAATCCCCAGAGCTTCcaacacatcacacacaaacTTCTGAGAGTTGCGTTTAGGTGAGCAGTAGTAATAACCTTTGTTGTATTTTGAGATCACTTTGGCTACCCCTCCGAATATTGGATTGTCTTCCGAGACACTGGTGCAGTAAAAGAAATACTCAATCGTTTCAACAACAGGAAGTAAGCCAAGAAGTGCTTCATACTCGTCTACTCGCAGTGGAATCACCAAGtcctcttctccccacacaagCACGACATCGTTAAGCTTCAGAACAACGTGCTTCTTGTTATAGTTTGTCCCCATGAACTCAGCCATAGAACGAGTGACAGCTACTTGAGTCCCAAGGCTAGCAATAGAATCACGGACCATGATTTGAATATGAATATTAGCAATCTGAAAGGCTGTGCCTGCTTGAGAGGCACCATCTCTGTAAATAATCGTACGATCGACCATATGGCTAAACTCATTTAGCAGTTCCTCAGTGGTGGAAATGTCTTCAACTTTATGCTGCAGCTCGCTTCCAGTCAAGGTTTTGTATCTCTCAAGTTTTCTCAGCTTCTTTTCGACTTGAGGTTTAGCAGGATCTTGAAAAGCCAATCTCCCAACAGCAGCTGCTGATGAAGCACCACTATTGCTAATGGCACTAGTAGACTTTGCAAAAAACTTACTGACACTCATTGCCTCTATGTGCCTTTTTTCAATGAGCAGCTACAAGGTAAACCAGTACAAGACACTGTAGTGTATAATTAAGCAGTTGATGATATTCATTGAGACAGGGAGTTTTCAAGCATATGACATAATTGTTACAAAAAAGGCAATgattaattatacatgtagaagcgacataattattataggcacatacaaattatggcTACACACAGAATACAAAATAAAGATCTACAGCAAATTAATGTTATAAAAGTATGGACCTATAAGTTTAAGTGGCGCCCAACACATCAGCTAGAAGAGGAGCTTGGCAGGTTGGTCTGTGGCACACATCATCACCATGAAAATgaaaataagaaagttgtagGGACTCAAAGCTGTCTGCGTCCAATTTTTTAAAATTATCTTGCTTTTGTTCAACTAGATAATCATCAAGATCTTCATGCCTGGCGAAACTTGATGGCACACCCTTGCTTTTCTTAGACAGAAGCTGTGGATTTGGTTCGGGAGTTGGTGGTTTATTAGCAACTCTATCATCCAAAATACGAGCTTTGCAGGTCGGCCTGTCGCAGGCAGTATCACCATGGAAAAGCGAATAGGAACGTTTTAAGAACTCGAAGCTTCCTGCGTCCAATTTCTCAAACCAGTCTAGCGTTTGATTCATGAGATAAGCATCAAGATCTTCATGCCTGGGGAAACCTGATGGCATACTCTTACTCTTCTTAGACTGAAGCTCTTGAAGCTGTGGATTTGGCTGAGGAGTTTCTGGTTTGTTATCAATTCCAAGGGCCTTCAGAGCATCGCGAACAAATCCTTGGCAGTTACGGGATGTTGGATGGTAGTGAAACCTGGTATTGTACCTTGAAATCACCTTAGCTAGCTCTTTAAAAATGGTTTTCTTGTCCTCTATAAACTGACGAAGATAAGCATCTTCTTCTGTTGCTGTTTTCAATTGTAAACTATCGTGAGGTGCCTTTTTATCAGCTGCGATGTTATGTGGACAATCTTTGGTAACGTCACGGACTTCACCATCTGGGTAAACTTTTTCACCATTTGGGTAAACTTTTTCACCATTTTCACCATCTTTAAGAATAACCGGTTTAACCAGACCTTCATGACCCCATTCAAGGAAAACATCACCAACCATGAGACCAACGTGTTTTGTGCCGTAATCAGTGCACAAGAAATCGCTGATTGGGCGGAGAAGGGGCGTAACAGGCTCCAATAGATCACTAATACTTATCTTCAAAGGAATAATGGCAATTTGCACACGCCTGCTTTCCTCACGCTCTTTTGCGGCACAAAATTCTTGCACATTGTCTGGGTGAATTGGATATTCTTTCTCCTCAAGTACTTTTGCAAATATCGCCTCCACAAGCTCTCCCTTGACCATAATAATGGTCAAATTTGGACAGAATAGTCTCTACGTGGATATACTCATTAGCTTCCTCGAGCAGCTTATCATCTTCATATTTCTTGTAAGCGGCATCGTATTTTATCATCTTACGTTTGACTTGGATGAAGGCTGGATCTTCAGAAGTGAACAAACTTGTGGAACAACATGATACCGCCGATGAGCCTTCTTGATAAACGTTGCTAGCTTTACTAGAGCCATGTGCAGTAGACCTAGTAGCTTCACTAGTTACTGTTTTacttgcatgtacagtagacctAGCAGCTTCACTAGTTACTGTTTTACTTGCACGTATGTAGCTCATGACACACAATAGGTACTACTATCAGACTATTGTATAGGTACATAAACAATAAGCTGTGGTAGCAGATTCAAGTAGGAGGGTCATAGTGCAAATTCCATGCTTATATAAGGTATGCAAAATACACCAATGGCTGGAGTGCCAGTCTACCACACGGTGATTTCTAAAAACCACAAAGAGCTAGCTAAATAAACAAACAGTTTGACATCATACAACTGGcaccaggagtacatgtactccGGCCTGCTGGcactaggccctgataaattatacCTTTTTTCACCCGttattctattctttaattcttgaaaaatgtgcctattattctcataaaaatctGTATTCCCCTAAAAAtgtaacacaataattataggacgtatagacataaacacagcagaC comes from the Halichondria panicea chromosome 4, odHalPani1.1, whole genome shotgun sequence genome and includes:
- the LOC135335439 gene encoding uncharacterized protein LOC135335439; its protein translation is MVKGELVEAIFAKVLEEKEYPIHPDNVQEFCAAKEREESRRVQIAIIPLKISISDLLEPVTPLLRPISDFLCTDYGTKHVGLMVGDVFLEWGHEGLVKPVILKDGENGEKVYPNGEKVYPDGEVRDVTKDCPHNIAADKKAPHDSLQLKTATEEDAYLRQFIEDKKTIFKELAKVISRYNTRFHYHPTSRNCQGFVRDALKALGIDNKPETPQPNPQLQELQSKKSKSMPSGFPRHEDLDAYLMNQTLDWFEKLDAGSFEFLKRSYSLFHGDTACDRPTCKARILDDRVANKPPTPEPNPQLLSKKSKGVPSSFARHEDLDDYLVEQKQDNFKKLDADSFESLQLSYFHFHGDDVCHRPTCQAPLLADVLGAT
- the LOC135335448 gene encoding uncharacterized protein LOC135335448, which encodes MSVSKFFAKSTSAISNSGASSAAAVGRLAFQDPAKPQVEKKLRKLERYKTLTGSELQHKVEDISTTEELLNEFSHMVDRTIIYRDGASQAGTAFQIANIHIQIMVRDSIASLGTQVAVTRSMAEFMGTNYNKKHVVLKLNDVVLVWGEEDLVIPLRVDEYEALLGLLPVVETIEYFFYCTSVSEDNPIFGGVAKVISKYNKGYYYCSPKRNSQKFVCDVLEALGISAKTCSSPPISDRMLQLKEKKSDNIPDSFARHEDVDVFINSKSKSWLAHLQTDSLEYLQLVYKQFHGEKTVCPVPNCRLFVLSELLQQQSVLSS
- the LOC135335444 gene encoding uncharacterized protein LOC135335444, encoding MSSFSFVKSSSAVSKLSGLSQSSAKKASVKLELDVEQKLRNLERYRHLGGPELKDKVKSLTNVDKIVNTSFSHLVEETLLEELAELDENPDGEFVNPTEVVKAKSRQKRRSIDVALIPLKITIRDLKSNQTTQRLLETVTDIFKHKEFFTYGAKHVSLTVGDVVLEWGIEHLVVPYRESEQNESSLNSDEHDITVLSPHNAEAVAALELEPRLLPIEDEMEHLFYRTGEKRKVFQRLAEVISQYNRTYYYDVLVRNCQTFVIDALKALNIFDEVSIKVEESKRMQQLRVRKSGEIPDIFSKHEDLDIFIGEKSQEWLDKLDPESLEYLQLVYSQFHGDNTGCHVTGCRLNMVAHPGV
- the LOC135335434 gene encoding uncharacterized protein LOC135335434 — its product is MAATGKALRKLKNHPTHKTKPAQELEQLAIELITPAKIRERFAHLLRAEGILVELLEDDNDLNTRELKAQHQNIKHETSKACHLSVKISLQKLQLTLPFVHTFAEKLKFEYGALHTAVVVGDVVIEWGVEELVEPRSVPNFVSDFQANVGDQGEWHEMEGRFQAEMSLANRQENTVQKLEIVFEAIEEKSKLIDKLVDVIVEYNRNKNYGVLNCNCQDFAREALAALGIKKPIEFTGKLQERFEQLKKGNRKVPTELKSHQNLDAYVEEHKNELGLQDLEYLQCLYFAEHLPKIEKSGNYETWVCGMPTCKSGELDKLIREHSLPFNQFLPGAEQSAANSQATSPIHPHNRRHPTVNQFLPGAEQSATNSQATSPIHPHNQRHPTGNQFLHRAEQSAANSQATSSIHPHNQRHPTGNQFLHRAEQSAANSQATSPIHPHNQRHPTGNQFLHRAEQSAANSQATSPIHPHNRRLPTSNQFLHRAEQSAANSQATSPIHPHNRRHPTGTRKTVTPRTSEAIRDSTIAASAASAATNEGTRKQCPTPDCEFYGEKETYFYCSKCFEVKNTPKCDHCENFGNPECNGLCNGCFMGKKEFESLLKTSMAIQPHDSAIPNPLSTEAPPPDTKKCSECNTYFANEDYHGLCHGCLMFKTETETEIDTSTHTVVPNQPIQSSPVYSKQNQGHWSRTPYAPLHEKCQNPGCKNIKTETGYCDICNYSSPLPPTKSTSTSYSTETETILQSRCFLCTGEKVTDRNEVCTYHIYHTQKLLEQMSIHDPPFQANTTTVAPQAHAYSSEVGRENSQTQQSHQSKCDRGYTNYRGIPQPPSNH
- the LOC135335445 gene encoding uncharacterized protein LOC135335445 codes for the protein MIMSSFSKAFAKSASAVSGSSKASAAKKQASEMCLAQVEKKLRKHKLYRDLGGQELREEAEKLTYVDKIFEHFSHLVEEELIQQVETLNDQDGELVNSIELREAKTLQEKRLITTSCIPLKIIFRDIKSNQKAQRVLESFADIFKLDYGAKHVSLTVGDIVLEWGKESLVVPYWASQQKERSVKSDARDITALSPHNAEATTLDVDSHLLPIEKEVEHLFYRTSDKREVFQRLAKVISQYNTKYHYDVLKRNCQAFVIDALKAVGISDKVPIKVKETERMQYLGLKKSGEIPDSFATHEELDIFIWEKSQTWLDELDPESLEYLQLVYSQFHGDNNSGCHFTDCHLYMITPEVL